A window of Castanea sativa cultivar Marrone di Chiusa Pesio chromosome 1, ASM4071231v1 contains these coding sequences:
- the LOC142640736 gene encoding putative dolichyl pyrophosphate Man9GlcNAc2 alpha-1,3-glucosyltransferase has protein sequence MERAKGRKVVKDKEVGDGDLCWWLVHKGIAASFLCIAVFALLVRVAISLHPYSGAGNPPKYGDFEAQRHWMEITLNLPVKEWYRNSTTNDISYWGLDYPPLTAYQSYFHGLFLRFFHPESVSLFTSRGHESYLGKLLMRWTVLSSDALVFFPAVFYFVLAYHSGRPNGHKTHIAWHIAMILLSPCLMLIDHGHFQYNCISLGLTVGAVAAVLSNKELVACFLFSLALNHKQMTAYFAPAFFSHLLGKSLRHRNPVLEVLKLGLVVLGTFALVWWPYLHSMEAFSRVLSRLAPFERGIYEDYVANFWCTTSVLVKWKRIFTIQSLKLLSLGATVSTCLPSMVQQIWAPSNQGFLYGLLNSAFSFYMFSFQVHEKSILLPLLPASLLALEEPFLLKWITLYALFSMFPLLCRDKLVLPYIAASALFVLIYYVLSGRQDAKETRSFNSFVTTCLVSCSIVLHIVYLTMHPPHRYPFLFDAMIMLLCFSQFMFLAFYTNAKQWMLMKRSVLLDKEKKHH, from the exons ATGGAGAGGGCAAAGGGGAGGAAGGTGGTGAAAGACAAGGAGGTTGGTGATGGTGATCTTTGCTGGTGGTTGGTTCATAAGGGAATTGCAGCCTCATTCCTGTGCATTGCTGTGTTTGCACTTTTGGTGAGAGTGGCTATATCACTCCATCCTTATTCTGGTGCAGGAAATCCTCCCAAGTATGGAGACTTTGAGGCACAGAGGCATTGGATGGAGATAACCCTTAATTTGCCAGTCAAGGAATGGTATCGCAACAGCACAACCAATGATATCAGCTACTGGGGACTTGACTACCCTCCCCTTACTGCCTACCAGAGCTATTTCCATGGTCTATTTCTCAGATTCTTCCATCCTGAATCAGTTTCTCTTTTCACTTCTCGAGGCCATGAATCTTATCTTGG AAAACTTCTCATGAGGTGGACGGTTTTATCCTCTGATGCACTGGTGTTCTTTCCTGCAGTTTTCTATTTTGTACTTGCGTACCATTCGGGTCGCCCAAATGGCCATAAAACTCACATAGCATGGCACATTGCAATGATTTTACTGAGTCCATGTTTGATGCTCATAGATCATGGTCATTTTCAg TACAATTGTATCAGCTTAGGCCTTACTGTTGGAGCTGTTGCTGCTGTTCTCTCTAACAAAGAGCTAGTAGCTTGTTTCTTGTTCAGTCTTGCTCTCAACCACAAACAG ATGACTGCATATTTTGCACCTGCATTTTTCAGCCATCTCTTGGGTAAAAGTCTTAGGCACCGGAATCCTGTTCTTGAAGTGTTGAAACTAGGCCTTGTGGTCTTGGGAACATTTGCTCTTGTTTGGTGGCCATATCTTCATTCTATGGAAGCCTTTTCAAGG GTTCTCTCTCGTCTTGCTCCTTTTGAGAGAGGAATATATGAGGATTATGTGGCTAACTTTTGGTGCACCACTTCAGTTCTTGTAAAATGGAAGAGAATCTTCACAATACAATCATTGAAGCTTCTCAGCCTTGGTGCAACTGTTTCTACATGTCTGCCTTCAATGGTTCAGCAGATATGGGCTCCAAGCAACCAAGGTTTCCTTTATGGACTGTTGAATAGTGCATTCTCATTCTATATGTTCTCATTCCAAG TGCACGAGAAATCAATtttgctgcctctcctgcctGCAAGCCTTTTGGCACTGGAAGAGCCTTTTCTTCTTAAATGGATTACACTTTATGCGTTGTTCTCTATGTTTCCTCTTCTTTGTCGTGACAAGCTGGTCCTACCATATATTGCAGCATCTGCTCTCTTCGTCCTTATTTATTATGTTCTAAGTGGAAGACAAGATGCAAAGGAGACGCGTTCCTTCAATTCATTTGTCACAACCTGTCTTGTGTCGTGCTCTATTGTTCTTCATATTGTTTACTTAACCATGCATCCCCCCCATAGATATCCTTTCCTTTTTGATGCTATGATTATGCTTCTTTGCTTCTCACAGTTTATGTTCCTTGCTTTTTACACTAACGCAAAGCAATGGATGCTGATGAAACGCTCTGTTTTGTTggataaagaaaagaagcatCATTGA
- the LOC142622097 gene encoding uncharacterized protein LOC142622097, with protein MDSLALLLLSMFLLLSPIGIRKSNASIHIYHNDPFREVGNAYLLSGGSEGLMATSFSSSNHISYIRFENITFWRSKDVADQHSDMEHSSGLVQAIIFEAADRNNIGGSAYGGQRAICCTPDLAKMEGCKQGEVLRRPSATDINWPVVLDVQFSGNSLFTKMDYKEVHITKTGMYNLFFVACDPKLKELVMSGKTMWKNPDGYLPGRMAPLKKFYVFMSLAYLILSIIWFTQYVRFWKDILQLQHCITAVIALGLFEMILWYFEYVNFNDTGIRPVVVTTWVVTVGAVRKTVSRLLILSVAMGYGVVRPTLGGLTSKVLLLGITYFLASELLDITEYVGTINDISGRARLFLVLPDAFLDAFLILWIFTSLSRTLEQLQAKRSSVKLDIYRKFSNALAVTVIASVAWIGYEVYFKATDPFNERWQSAWIITAFWDILAFALLCVICYLWAPSQSSQRYAYSEEVGEESDEEAHSLTSKKGEGDISLVKQEKNVGTNDDFEQEDDEEEDKRE; from the exons ATGGATTCCTTAGCATTGTTATTACTTTCCATGTTTCTCTTACTCTCACCCATTGGAATAAGGAAAAGCAATGCTTCAATCCACATCTACCACAACGACCCTTTCAGAGAAGTGGGTAACGCTTACCTTCTCTCTGGTGGTAGCGAAGGCCTCATGGCTACATCCTTCTCTTCATCAAACCACATCTCTTACATccg CTTTGAGAATATCACCTTCTGGAGGAGCAAGGATGTTGCTGACCAGCACTCAGACATGGAGCATAGTTCTGGGTTGGTACAAGCTATAATTTTTGAGGCAGCTGATCGTAATAATATTGGCGGTTCCGCTTATGGTGGACAAAGAGCTATATGCTGCACGCCTGATCTTGCTAAGATGGAAGGTTGTAAGCAAGGTGAAGTTCTTAGGAGACCCTCTGCAACAGATATCAACTGGCCAGTTGTTTTAGATGTACAGTTCAGTGGGAACtctttatttacaaaaatggaTTACAAGGAGGTTCATATCACAAAGACTGGAATGTATAACTTGTTTTTTGTGGCATGTGATCCAAAACTCAAGGAACTAGTAATGAGTGGGAAAACAATGTGGAAAAATCCTGATGGTTATTTGCCTGGTAGGATGGCGCCATTAAAGAAGTTTTATGTATTTATGTCACTTGCTTATTTGATTCTTAGTATCATTTGGTTCACTCAGTATGTGAGGTTTTGGAAGGATATACTGCAACTTCAGCATTGCATCACAGCTGTTATTGCTCTTGGATTATTTGAGATGATTCTTTGGTATTTTGAGTACGTAAATTTTAACGATACTGGAATAAGGCCAGTTGTAGTTACAACTTGGGTTGTAACAGTTGGAGCTGTTAGGAAAACAGTTTCACGCCTTCTTATCCTCTCTGTTGCAATGGGTTATGGCGTTGTGCGGCCCACTCTTGGCGGTCTTACCTCAAAGGTGCTTCTTCTTGGGATAACTTACTTTTTGGCATCTGAGTTGCTGGATATTACTGAGTATGTGGGGACCATCAATGACATATCAGGAAGAGCAAGATTATTTTTAGTTCTTCCTGATGCTTTCCTGGATGCATTTTTGATATTGTGGATTTTTACATCTCTTTCAAGAACACTAGAGCAGTTACAG GCAAAAAGGAGTTCTGTTAAGTTGGATATATATAGGAAGTTCTCAAATGCATTAGCAGTGACAGTGATTGCCTCAGTTGCGTGGATAGGATATGAG GTCTACTTCAAAGCAACAGATCCATTCAATGAGAGATGGCAGAGTGCTTGGATCATCACTGCTTTCTGGGACATTCTTGCATTTGCATTGCTCTGTGTAATCTGCTATCTGTGGGCCCCATCTCAGAGCTCTCAACG GTATGCTTACTCCGAGGAAGTGGGAGAAGAATCTGATGAAGAAGCTCATTCTCTAACCAGTAAAAAGGGGGAGGGAGATATCAGTTTAGTCAAGCAAGAGAAGAATGTTGGAACCAATGATGATTTTGAACAAGAAGATGATGAGGAAGAAGATAAGAGGGAATGA